Proteins co-encoded in one uncultured Draconibacterium sp. genomic window:
- a CDS encoding helix-turn-helix domain-containing protein has protein sequence MKTNKQLQLAFDFVQYTGQNIFLTGKAGTGKTTFLRSLKERSPKRMVVVAPTGVAAINAAGVTIHSFFQLSFAPQVGNESKLSGEQRFAKEKINIMRSLDLLVIDEVSMVRADVLDAIDRTLRRFKNRRKPFGGAQVLMIGDLQQLAPVVRNEEWGLLRREYDTPYFFSSKALREFPHVSIELTEVFRQQDEKFISVLNKVRENKLDEEARQLLNTRHIPDFVPGDEDGYITLCTHNVSAQRINDSKLSALTGSKEVFTASVEGKFPEYSYPTDFKLELKVGAQVMFVKNDSNPEKRFYNGKIGQVQSIEKDRVFVLCPGEEEEIEVESQNWENYKYSIDKESGDIREEMEGMFTQIPLKLAWAITIHKSQGLTFEKAIIDAEASFAHGQVYVALSRCKSLEGMVLASPIAGKSIINDQKVSGFIRDVEENQPGEQELNSAKLAFQKEQLTDIFRFYRSENLLRNIAKLVTENKGSFPEVTITQVEKMRNGHDNEIVAVADKFHHQIIDLLRQQPDVYKNDTLQERTKKAAAYFGEKVQHILADVIKKVDLDVDNKEIKRQLKRYVNDLKDDVQLKLSAFESCLEGFDVKRLMDSRAKTLVKQSKSSGKQKAKEITDFENIPNPELFEQLRNYRTEKAGELEIPPFMIFSQKVLYALVTYLPTDAASLKLINGLGPRKITQFGAEIAEKIQHYCNENNIEKGEIPLQETKKEKKEKVDTKLLSFELFKSGKSVEDIAKERALSVNTIESHLAHYIKLGELEATRLVDKEKLEKIADYFGKAEDKSFGTAKGHFGSEVSYGELRIGLSYWESKSDKNT, from the coding sequence ATGAAGACCAACAAACAACTTCAGTTAGCTTTTGATTTTGTACAATATACCGGGCAAAATATCTTTCTGACCGGGAAGGCCGGAACCGGAAAAACCACTTTCCTGAGAAGCCTGAAAGAACGTTCGCCCAAACGTATGGTTGTGGTGGCACCAACGGGAGTGGCGGCTATAAATGCTGCTGGAGTAACTATTCATTCATTCTTCCAATTGTCGTTTGCTCCGCAGGTGGGGAACGAGAGTAAACTCAGTGGTGAACAGCGTTTTGCCAAAGAAAAGATAAATATTATGCGAAGCCTCGATCTGTTGGTGATAGATGAGGTAAGTATGGTTCGTGCCGACGTATTGGATGCGATAGACCGCACACTACGTCGTTTTAAAAACCGGCGAAAGCCTTTTGGTGGTGCACAGGTATTAATGATCGGCGATTTGCAACAATTGGCTCCGGTAGTAAGAAATGAAGAATGGGGCTTGTTGCGACGTGAATACGATACGCCTTATTTTTTCAGTAGTAAAGCACTCCGTGAGTTTCCGCATGTGAGTATCGAACTTACCGAGGTGTTTCGTCAGCAGGATGAAAAGTTTATTTCGGTGCTGAACAAAGTGCGCGAGAATAAACTGGATGAGGAAGCCCGGCAGCTTTTAAATACGCGGCATATTCCTGATTTTGTTCCGGGCGACGAGGATGGTTACATAACACTTTGCACACACAACGTAAGTGCGCAGCGAATTAACGACTCAAAACTGAGTGCTTTAACCGGGAGTAAGGAAGTGTTTACAGCTTCGGTTGAGGGTAAGTTCCCTGAATATTCGTACCCAACCGATTTTAAGCTGGAACTGAAAGTTGGTGCTCAGGTGATGTTTGTAAAAAACGACTCTAATCCGGAAAAACGTTTTTACAATGGAAAAATAGGGCAGGTGCAGTCGATTGAAAAAGACCGTGTTTTTGTGCTGTGTCCGGGCGAAGAAGAGGAGATTGAAGTGGAATCGCAAAACTGGGAAAATTATAAATACTCAATCGATAAAGAATCGGGTGATATTCGCGAAGAAATGGAAGGCATGTTCACCCAGATTCCGTTAAAACTGGCGTGGGCAATTACCATTCATAAAAGTCAGGGATTAACATTCGAGAAAGCCATTATTGATGCTGAAGCTTCATTTGCGCATGGTCAGGTGTATGTAGCACTCAGTCGTTGCAAGTCGCTGGAAGGCATGGTACTTGCATCTCCAATTGCCGGCAAGAGTATTATCAACGATCAAAAAGTGAGTGGTTTTATTCGCGATGTGGAAGAAAATCAACCTGGCGAACAGGAACTAAATTCTGCAAAACTGGCTTTTCAAAAAGAACAGTTGACCGATATTTTTCGCTTCTACCGATCGGAAAACCTATTGCGAAACATCGCAAAATTGGTAACCGAAAACAAGGGCAGTTTCCCGGAAGTTACCATTACGCAAGTTGAAAAAATGCGAAACGGCCACGATAACGAGATTGTTGCCGTAGCAGACAAATTTCATCATCAGATTATAGATTTGTTGCGACAACAACCAGATGTTTATAAAAACGATACTTTGCAGGAGCGCACAAAAAAAGCAGCTGCCTATTTTGGCGAAAAGGTGCAGCATATTCTTGCCGATGTGATTAAAAAGGTCGATCTGGATGTTGATAATAAGGAGATAAAACGCCAGTTGAAACGCTACGTGAATGATCTGAAAGATGATGTACAATTAAAATTATCGGCATTTGAATCGTGCCTCGAAGGATTTGATGTAAAACGGCTGATGGACTCGCGCGCAAAAACACTGGTAAAACAAAGCAAATCTTCAGGTAAACAAAAGGCAAAAGAGATTACTGATTTCGAAAATATACCAAATCCTGAATTGTTTGAGCAATTACGCAACTATCGCACGGAAAAAGCCGGCGAATTGGAAATTCCTCCTTTCATGATTTTTTCGCAAAAGGTACTGTACGCACTGGTAACTTATTTGCCAACCGATGCTGCCTCCTTAAAACTGATTAATGGTTTGGGGCCTCGGAAAATAACGCAGTTTGGTGCAGAAATAGCAGAAAAAATTCAGCATTATTGTAACGAAAATAATATCGAAAAAGGCGAAATTCCACTGCAGGAAACCAAAAAGGAAAAGAAGGAAAAAGTAGATACAAAACTGCTTAGTTTTGAATTGTTCAAATCAGGGAAATCCGTAGAGGATATTGCAAAAGAACGCGCCCTTTCGGTAAATACCATCGAGAGCCATTTGGCACATTACATAAAACTGGGCGAATTGGAGGCTACCCGTTTAGTTGATAAGGAAAAGCTGGAAAAAATAGCAGACTACTTCGGAAAGGCTGAGGACAAATCCTTTGGAACAGCAAAAGGTCATTTTGGGAGCGAGGTTAGTTATGGCGAGCTGCGGATTGGCTTGAGTTATTGGGAAAGTAAAAGTGATAAGAATACGTAG
- a CDS encoding shikimate kinase, whose translation MRVYLIGYMGCGKSRTGRLLSEHMGVQFIDMDDYIEERNCKTVPQIFADHGEDGFRERERKALEELAEFTDVIIATGGGAPCFFDNIDLMNKTGKTVFLNIDPAILADRLMNSKTERPLIKGKSREELVAFIDETLKKRKQFYSQAQVEITEPDLSLERIQEMIS comes from the coding sequence ATGCGAGTATATTTGATTGGATATATGGGGTGCGGGAAGTCGCGGACAGGACGCTTACTGTCGGAACATATGGGCGTGCAGTTTATCGACATGGATGATTACATTGAAGAACGGAACTGCAAAACTGTGCCACAGATTTTTGCCGATCACGGCGAAGACGGCTTTCGTGAAAGAGAACGCAAGGCCTTGGAAGAACTGGCCGAATTCACTGACGTTATAATTGCTACCGGTGGAGGAGCACCCTGTTTCTTTGATAATATCGACCTGATGAATAAAACAGGGAAGACCGTATTTCTGAATATCGATCCTGCTATTCTTGCCGACCGTTTGATGAATTCGAAAACCGAACGACCACTTATTAAAGGAAAATCGCGCGAAGAGCTGGTTGCTTTTATTGATGAAACATTAAAAAAACGGAAGCAATTTTATTCGCAGGCACAAGTTGAAATTACCGAACCCGATTTAAGTCTGGAACGTATCCAGGAAATGATTTCGTAA
- a CDS encoding DNA gyrase/topoisomerase IV subunit A: MSEENLNQEEIQDDSVKEEVIYLSGMYRDWFLDYASYVILERAVPYINDGLKPVQRRIMHAMREMDDGRYNKVANIIGQTMQYHPHGDASIGDAIVQMGQKDLLIDTQGNWGNLLTGDGSAAPRYIEARLTKFALEVLFNPKTTDWKLSYDGRKKEPVTLPAKFPLLLAQGVDGIAVGLASKMFPHNFNELIDASIDYLRGKEFELFPDFPTGGSADFSKYNDGLRGGSVKVRAKIEKRDNKTLVINEVPFGKTTSTLIESVIKANDKGKIKVKKIDDNTAEHVEIIVHLAAGVSSDKTIDALYAFTDCEVSLSPNACIIKDDKPHFIGISEILKRSTDSTKALLKLELEIRKSELEEQWHFSSLEKIFIEERIYKDKKFEDSENMDEAVAHIDKRLEPWKPKLKREITREDILRLMEIRMARILKFNKDKANDLLKSIEDEIAEVEHNIENIVEFTIAWFKHLKKKYGKDKERKTEIRSFESIVASKVVVKNEKLYVDRKEGFMGTSLRKEEFVCDCSDIDDIIVFRRDGSYFITKVSDKAFIGKNILHLAVFKKNDKRTIYNVVYKDGESGNFYMKRFFVTGVTRDKEYNLTKETKGSRVVYFSANPNGEAEILRVVLKPKPRLKKLIFEEDLSELAIKGRQSMGNILSKNDIHKITLKERGVSTLGGRKIWFDPDVLRLNADNRGTFLGEFSGEDKILVIYKNGEFQLYNYDLSNHFQQDILVIEKFDARKILSAVYYDADQKYYYVKRFEIDEPEGKLIRFIGDNNDNKLISLTWVHYPRLELTFGGKNAERENEIIEVAEFIGVKSWKAKGKRLSNYEVDNIKEIEPIIKDDYDHHEEEEENPEPEQDNQPASKGNVDDIPFEVTRPKKEDDGQGSLF; the protein is encoded by the coding sequence ATGTCAGAAGAGAATTTAAATCAGGAAGAAATTCAGGACGATAGTGTAAAAGAGGAAGTAATCTATCTCTCGGGCATGTACCGCGATTGGTTTTTGGATTATGCCTCGTATGTAATACTCGAGCGGGCTGTGCCGTATATTAACGACGGACTAAAGCCTGTGCAGCGCCGTATTATGCATGCCATGCGCGAAATGGACGATGGACGCTACAACAAAGTAGCCAATATTATCGGGCAAACCATGCAGTATCACCCGCATGGCGATGCTTCAATTGGCGATGCTATCGTGCAAATGGGGCAAAAGGATTTACTTATCGATACACAGGGTAACTGGGGTAATTTACTTACCGGCGACGGGTCAGCTGCGCCGCGATACATTGAAGCCCGTTTGACGAAATTTGCCCTGGAGGTTCTTTTTAATCCAAAGACTACCGATTGGAAACTGTCGTACGATGGCCGTAAAAAGGAACCGGTAACACTTCCGGCAAAATTCCCGTTGTTGTTGGCTCAGGGTGTTGACGGTATTGCCGTTGGTCTGGCCTCAAAAATGTTTCCACATAACTTCAACGAGTTAATTGATGCATCAATTGATTATCTGCGAGGGAAAGAGTTCGAATTGTTTCCTGATTTTCCAACGGGTGGATCGGCCGATTTCAGTAAATATAACGATGGTTTACGAGGCGGCTCGGTAAAAGTGCGTGCAAAAATTGAAAAACGCGATAATAAAACGCTCGTTATTAACGAGGTGCCTTTTGGGAAAACAACTTCAACACTGATCGAATCGGTTATAAAGGCCAACGATAAAGGTAAAATAAAAGTAAAAAAGATAGATGATAATACGGCAGAACATGTAGAAATCATTGTGCATCTGGCTGCTGGTGTTTCGTCGGATAAAACCATCGATGCACTTTATGCATTTACCGATTGTGAGGTTTCTTTATCGCCAAATGCCTGCATTATTAAAGATGATAAGCCGCATTTTATTGGTATTTCCGAAATTCTGAAACGTTCAACCGATTCAACTAAGGCATTGCTCAAACTTGAACTGGAGATCCGTAAATCGGAACTGGAAGAGCAATGGCATTTCTCATCACTGGAGAAGATTTTTATTGAAGAGCGAATCTACAAGGATAAAAAGTTTGAGGATTCAGAAAACATGGATGAGGCGGTGGCGCACATCGACAAGCGTTTGGAGCCATGGAAACCAAAACTAAAGCGTGAAATTACCCGCGAAGATATTCTTCGACTGATGGAGATTCGCATGGCGCGAATCCTGAAATTTAACAAGGATAAGGCCAACGACCTGCTAAAATCAATTGAAGATGAAATTGCGGAGGTTGAGCATAACATCGAAAATATTGTTGAATTTACCATTGCCTGGTTTAAGCATCTGAAAAAGAAATACGGCAAAGACAAGGAACGAAAAACTGAGATTCGTAGTTTTGAAAGTATTGTAGCCTCTAAAGTGGTGGTGAAAAACGAAAAGCTTTATGTTGATCGGAAAGAAGGATTTATGGGAACTTCGCTTCGGAAAGAAGAGTTCGTTTGCGACTGTTCCGATATCGACGACATTATTGTTTTCCGCCGCGATGGATCGTATTTTATTACCAAAGTTTCGGATAAAGCTTTTATCGGTAAAAATATTTTGCACCTGGCTGTTTTCAAGAAAAACGATAAGCGCACCATTTACAACGTGGTGTATAAAGATGGCGAATCGGGTAATTTCTATATGAAACGCTTTTTTGTTACCGGCGTAACCCGCGACAAAGAGTATAACCTTACAAAGGAAACGAAAGGCTCGCGTGTGGTTTATTTCTCGGCCAATCCAAATGGTGAGGCAGAGATTTTGCGCGTTGTTTTAAAACCCAAACCGCGACTGAAGAAGCTGATTTTTGAAGAAGACCTGAGCGAGTTGGCCATTAAAGGTCGTCAGTCGATGGGAAATATTTTAAGTAAAAACGATATTCATAAAATTACCCTTAAAGAAAGAGGCGTTTCTACGCTTGGCGGTCGTAAAATTTGGTTCGATCCGGATGTGTTGCGCCTGAATGCCGACAACCGAGGGACTTTCTTGGGTGAATTTTCGGGCGAAGACAAAATTCTGGTTATCTACAAAAATGGCGAGTTCCAGTTGTATAATTACGATTTAAGCAACCACTTCCAGCAAGATATTCTGGTGATTGAGAAATTTGATGCTCGTAAAATTCTGTCGGCAGTTTATTACGATGCCGACCAGAAATATTACTACGTAAAACGTTTTGAAATTGATGAACCGGAAGGGAAACTGATACGGTTTATTGGTGATAATAACGACAATAAACTAATTAGTTTAACCTGGGTGCATTATCCGCGTTTGGAGCTTACGTTTGGCGGAAAGAATGCCGAGCGCGAAAATGAAATCATTGAAGTGGCTGAGTTTATCGGCGTAAAATCGTGGAAGGCAAAAGGTAAACGATTGAGTAATTACGAGGTGGATAATATTAAAGAGATAGAGCCAATTATAAAAGATGATTACGATCATCATGAAGAGGAAGAGGAAAACCCGGAACCCGAACAGGATAACCAGCCAGCCAGTAAAGGTAATGTTGATGATATTCCGTTTGAGGTAACCCGGCCAAAAAAGGAAGATGACGGGCAAGGCTCTTTATTTTAG
- a CDS encoding DNA topoisomerase IV subunit B codes for MSANYDEGTIKTLDWQEHIRRRPGMYIGKLGDGTSADDGIYVLLKEVMDNSVDEFMMGHGKRIVVNVEQDLVTIRDYGRGIPLGKLVDVASKMNTGAKYDNKVFKKSVGLNGVGIKAVNALSSDFMIKAVREGVAKEVYFSQGVKTDEKDFQNVDEENGTQVTFVPDESVFKKYRYMTDYIVNMMKNYTFLNAGLTIEYNGEKFHSRHGLRDLLEENMDHDPVYPIIHLRGEDIEVAITHGNQYGEDYYSFVNGQHTTQGGTHLQAFREVLVKTIRDFYKKDFDPSDIRASIVAAVSIKVEEPVFESQTKTKLGSRDIGPDGPSVRAHVGNFLQTELDNFLHKNHEVAEVLLRRIVESERERKAISGVKKLARQRAKKANLHNKKLRDCRIHFNGKDERNEESSIFITEGDSASGSITKSRDVNTQAVFSLKGKPLNTFGLTKKVVYENEEFNLLQAALNIEEGMEDLRYNKVIIATDADVDGMHIRLLLITFFLQFFPELIRKGHVYILQTPLFRVRNKQKTFYCYSEDEKVKAINKLRGKPEITRFKGLGEISPDEFKHFIGKDIRLDPVQMKKHESVAEMLSYYMGKNTPERQDFIIKNLYVEKDEVEILK; via the coding sequence ATGAGCGCAAACTACGACGAAGGTACTATTAAAACGTTAGACTGGCAGGAGCATATTCGGCGGCGTCCGGGAATGTATATTGGTAAACTGGGAGACGGAACTTCTGCCGACGATGGTATTTATGTATTGTTGAAAGAGGTGATGGATAACTCTGTCGACGAATTTATGATGGGACACGGAAAACGGATTGTTGTAAACGTCGAACAGGATTTGGTTACTATCCGCGACTATGGACGTGGAATTCCACTGGGAAAGCTGGTGGATGTAGCCAGCAAAATGAATACCGGCGCAAAATACGACAACAAAGTTTTTAAAAAGTCGGTGGGATTGAATGGCGTGGGGATAAAAGCAGTAAATGCTCTTTCTTCTGATTTTATGATAAAAGCAGTGCGCGAAGGCGTGGCTAAAGAAGTTTATTTTAGTCAGGGCGTAAAAACCGATGAGAAAGACTTTCAAAATGTTGATGAGGAAAACGGAACGCAGGTAACTTTTGTTCCCGACGAGAGCGTGTTTAAGAAGTATCGTTATATGACCGATTATATCGTGAATATGATGAAGAATTATACCTTCCTGAACGCTGGTTTAACCATTGAGTACAATGGCGAAAAATTTCACTCGCGCCACGGATTGCGTGATTTGCTTGAGGAAAATATGGATCACGATCCAGTTTATCCAATTATACATCTCAGAGGCGAAGATATTGAAGTTGCCATAACACATGGTAACCAATACGGGGAGGATTATTATTCGTTTGTTAATGGCCAGCACACCACTCAGGGAGGGACTCACTTACAGGCTTTTCGCGAAGTTTTAGTGAAAACGATCAGGGACTTTTATAAGAAGGATTTCGACCCGTCGGATATACGGGCATCAATTGTGGCGGCTGTTAGCATTAAAGTAGAAGAGCCTGTATTTGAGTCGCAAACCAAAACCAAACTCGGATCAAGAGATATTGGCCCCGACGGACCTTCGGTGCGTGCACATGTTGGAAATTTTCTGCAAACCGAGCTCGATAACTTCCTGCATAAAAACCACGAAGTTGCCGAAGTTTTACTGAGACGTATTGTCGAATCGGAGCGCGAAAGAAAAGCCATTTCCGGTGTGAAAAAACTGGCGCGTCAACGTGCTAAAAAAGCCAACTTACATAACAAAAAGTTACGCGATTGCCGCATTCATTTCAACGGAAAAGATGAACGGAATGAAGAATCGAGCATTTTTATTACCGAGGGAGACTCGGCAAGTGGATCGATAACCAAATCGCGCGATGTAAATACACAGGCAGTTTTTAGTTTGAAAGGAAAACCGCTGAATACTTTTGGCCTTACCAAAAAGGTAGTTTACGAAAACGAGGAGTTCAATTTGTTACAGGCAGCACTGAATATTGAAGAGGGCATGGAAGATCTGCGTTACAACAAGGTAATTATTGCTACCGATGCCGACGTTGACGGAATGCACATTCGTTTGTTGCTTATTACTTTTTTTCTGCAGTTTTTCCCCGAATTGATTAGGAAAGGGCATGTTTATATCTTGCAAACACCGCTGTTTAGGGTGCGAAATAAGCAAAAAACTTTCTATTGTTATTCGGAAGATGAGAAGGTGAAGGCCATCAATAAATTGCGGGGCAAACCCGAAATAACCCGATTTAAAGGATTGGGTGAGATTTCGCCCGATGAATTCAAACATTTCATCGGAAAAGATATCCGACTTGATCCGGTACAAATGAAAAAACACGAATCGGTGGCCGAAATGTTGTCCTACTATATGGGTAAAAATACCCCTGAAAGACAGGATTTCATTATTAAAAACCTGTATGTTGAAAAAGACGAAGTGGAGATCCTCAAATAA
- a CDS encoding phosphatase PAP2 family protein, with translation MDLLQQILELDKDVFLFFNGFHSDFWDTIMIMITRQETWIPFFASILFFIVKDYKSKALLIVIALVILIAATDQFSNVLKYSVQRLRPTRDPAISHLVHIFFKKGGKFGFVSAHAANSVAILVFTSRIFKNRAYYFLMLTWVLLFCYSRIYVGVHYPLDLICGGLVGWFMGWALYRLMMFVENHFFFGRSPKIEKTELSLKDAGGIFLVFLVLFVTVFIVVGQLAFFKIL, from the coding sequence ATGGATTTATTGCAACAAATACTGGAGCTGGATAAAGATGTGTTTTTATTCTTCAATGGTTTTCACAGCGATTTTTGGGATACCATTATGATAATGATAACGCGACAGGAAACGTGGATCCCGTTTTTTGCCAGCATTCTGTTTTTTATAGTAAAAGATTACAAAAGTAAAGCTTTGTTGATTGTAATTGCTCTGGTGATTTTAATCGCGGCTACTGATCAGTTCTCAAATGTGTTAAAATATTCTGTTCAGCGTCTGCGTCCAACGCGCGATCCGGCAATTTCACATTTGGTTCATATATTTTTTAAGAAAGGCGGGAAATTTGGTTTTGTGTCGGCACATGCTGCCAATTCTGTTGCTATTTTGGTGTTTACTTCACGTATTTTCAAAAACCGGGCTTACTACTTTTTAATGCTCACCTGGGTACTGCTATTTTGTTATTCGCGTATTTATGTAGGCGTACACTATCCGCTCGATTTGATTTGTGGAGGGTTAGTTGGTTGGTTTATGGGGTGGGCCTTGTACCGGCTTATGATGTTTGTTGAAAACCACTTTTTCTTTGGGCGCTCACCAAAAATCGAAAAAACGGAATTATCGCTAAAAGATGCCGGGGGTATTTTTCTGGTATTTCTGGTGTTGTTTGTTACTGTTTTTATTGTTGTTGGGCAGCTTGCTTTTTTTAAAATTTTATAA
- the obgE gene encoding GTPase ObgE, with product MAETNFVDYVRIHCQSGNGGSGSAHLRREKFVAKGGPDGGDGGRGGHIILVGNEQMWTLLHLKFRKHIKAGHGEPGGKQRSTGADGEDVYLDVPLGTVARDVETGEFLFEITKHGEEQILLKGGRGGLGNDHFKTSTHQTPRFAQTGEEGEEGWKILELKVLADVGLVGFPSAGKSTLLSVVSAAKPKIADYPFTTLVPNLGIVGHREQRSFVMADIPGIIEGAHEGKGLGLRFLRHIERNSMLLFMVPADSKDHLKEYKVLLNELEKYNPELLDKQRFLTISKADMLDEELMKEISNELGDVPHLFFSAVSGFNIQQLKDRIWEILNS from the coding sequence ATGGCAGAGACCAATTTTGTTGATTACGTAAGAATTCATTGTCAGTCGGGTAACGGAGGTTCCGGATCGGCGCATTTGCGCAGAGAGAAATTTGTTGCCAAAGGTGGTCCTGATGGTGGCGATGGTGGTCGTGGAGGCCATATTATTCTTGTGGGAAATGAGCAGATGTGGACATTGCTACATCTGAAATTTCGGAAACATATTAAAGCCGGACACGGCGAACCGGGCGGAAAGCAGCGTAGTACAGGTGCCGATGGTGAAGATGTTTACCTGGATGTGCCTTTGGGGACTGTGGCCCGTGATGTGGAAACCGGCGAATTCCTGTTTGAAATTACTAAACACGGCGAAGAGCAAATTCTGCTGAAAGGTGGTCGCGGAGGTTTGGGAAACGATCATTTTAAAACATCTACCCACCAAACGCCTCGTTTTGCGCAAACCGGCGAAGAAGGAGAAGAGGGGTGGAAAATACTGGAACTAAAAGTACTGGCTGATGTTGGTTTGGTTGGTTTTCCGAGTGCCGGAAAATCAACATTGTTATCGGTGGTTTCGGCAGCAAAGCCTAAAATTGCCGACTATCCGTTTACTACGCTTGTGCCCAATTTGGGTATTGTTGGGCATCGCGAACAACGATCGTTTGTAATGGCCGATATTCCCGGAATTATTGAAGGCGCACACGAAGGAAAAGGTTTGGGACTGCGCTTTTTGAGGCACATCGAGCGAAACTCGATGTTGTTGTTTATGGTGCCGGCCGATAGTAAAGACCATCTGAAAGAATACAAAGTATTGCTCAACGAGCTGGAAAAATATAACCCTGAACTGCTCGATAAACAGCGGTTTTTAACCATCAGTAAAGCCGATATGCTGGATGAGGAGCTGATGAAGGAAATTAGCAATGAGCTGGGAGATGTCCCGCATCTGTTTTTTTCTGCTGTTTCAGGTTTTAATATTCAACAACTAAAAGACCGAATCTGGGAAATTTTAAATAGTTAA
- a CDS encoding adenylate kinase codes for MLNLVLFGPPGAGKGTQAEFLIKSFGLIHLSTGDLLRSEIAEETALGKEAKNFMDKGELVPDEVVIGMIKSKLNANKGAKGFIFDGFPRTVDQAKALDVLLNENGTPISGMLCLQVEKQELIDRLLSRGKVSGRSDDQNQSIIENRITVYTEKTLPLIEYYKPQGKHFDVNGMGTIEEIAGRLQEVVEKL; via the coding sequence ATGTTGAATCTCGTATTGTTTGGCCCACCGGGGGCAGGAAAAGGAACCCAGGCCGAATTTCTTATTAAATCATTTGGATTGATCCACTTGTCGACTGGCGATTTGCTGCGTAGCGAAATTGCAGAAGAAACAGCACTTGGAAAAGAAGCCAAAAATTTCATGGATAAAGGGGAGTTGGTTCCTGATGAAGTGGTGATTGGAATGATTAAAAGTAAACTTAATGCGAATAAAGGAGCAAAAGGTTTTATTTTCGACGGATTTCCACGTACCGTCGACCAGGCAAAAGCATTGGATGTTTTGTTGAACGAAAATGGTACGCCAATCTCGGGTATGCTTTGCCTGCAGGTTGAAAAACAGGAATTGATTGATCGTTTGTTGAGCCGTGGAAAAGTTTCGGGCCGTTCCGACGATCAAAACCAGTCGATTATTGAAAACCGCATTACGGTTTACACCGAAAAAACACTTCCATTAATTGAATACTACAAACCACAGGGTAAACATTTTGATGTAAACGGAATGGGAACCATTGAGGAAATTGCAGGTAGATTACAGGAAGTTGTAGAAAAATTATAA
- the hpt gene encoding hypoxanthine phosphoribosyltransferase, translating to MKKVKILDKEFELFIPYEKIRSVVEQMAETMNRELAGKDPLFLCILNGSFMFAAEIYKRVDFVESEISFVKLASYHGDSTTGKVKHLIGLNEEIEGRTVVILEDIVDTGITINNILEQLEKLNPKEVQVATLLLKPDALQKEVDLKYVGIEIPNDFIVGYGLDYDGYGRNLIDIYTVVK from the coding sequence ATGAAGAAGGTTAAAATTCTGGATAAAGAATTTGAGTTATTTATTCCATATGAGAAAATTCGTTCAGTTGTTGAACAGATGGCTGAAACTATGAATAGAGAGTTGGCCGGTAAAGATCCGCTTTTTCTGTGTATCTTGAATGGTTCGTTTATGTTTGCCGCCGAAATTTATAAGCGGGTTGACTTTGTTGAGTCGGAAATTTCGTTTGTAAAACTAGCTTCGTATCATGGCGATTCAACAACCGGGAAAGTAAAACATCTGATCGGTTTGAATGAAGAAATTGAAGGACGAACCGTAGTTATTCTGGAAGATATTGTTGATACCGGAATTACCATCAACAATATTTTGGAGCAACTGGAAAAATTGAATCCAAAAGAAGTGCAGGTGGCAACCTTGCTGTTAAAACCGGATGCGCTTCAGAAAGAGGTAGATCTAAAGTATGTGGGAATAGAGATCCCGAATGATTTTATCGTAGGTTACGGGCTTGACTACGACGGCTACGGTAGAAATCTGATCGATATTTACACGGTAGTAAAATAA
- the purE gene encoding 5-(carboxyamino)imidazole ribonucleotide mutase: MTPKVSIIMGSTSDLTVMEKAAKLFDEFEIPFEINALSAHRTPEEVESFAKGAKDRGIKVIIAGAGMAAHLPGVIAAMTPIPVIGVPINASLSGFDSILAILQMPPGIPVATVAVNGAMNAAILATQMMATGDEELMNKLVKYKENLKEKIVKANQELSEVKYRFKTN, from the coding sequence ATGACTCCAAAAGTTAGTATTATTATGGGTAGCACATCGGATTTAACGGTGATGGAAAAAGCTGCCAAATTGTTCGATGAATTTGAAATTCCTTTCGAGATCAATGCGTTATCGGCACATCGTACTCCGGAAGAAGTAGAAAGCTTTGCCAAAGGAGCCAAAGACCGTGGTATTAAAGTTATAATTGCGGGTGCCGGAATGGCGGCTCACCTACCTGGAGTTATCGCTGCAATGACCCCGATTCCTGTAATTGGTGTTCCGATTAACGCCAGCTTATCAGGGTTTGATTCAATTCTTGCTATTCTGCAAATGCCTCCGGGAATTCCGGTTGCAACAGTTGCTGTTAACGGCGCTATGAATGCTGCTATTTTAGCCACACAAATGATGGCCACCGGCGATGAAGAATTGATGAATAAACTGGTAAAATACAAAGAGAATCTGAAAGAGAAAATTGTAAAAGCCAACCAGGAGCTATCGGAGGTAAAGTACAGATTTAAAACAAATTAA